TCCCAGGGAGAACTCTTGGAAGGTGCAGCTCGTTGACTCGAAACAGACTGTACCCTGAACGGTTTCCCGGCGTGTAACATGCTGGCAGTTGGCGCGCGCTGGAATGGAAGTCAGTGAGCCATCGGAAGAGGAGGTGGATCGATCGATAGGCAGACTCAGCACGACTTCCGGCATCGGGCGTCTCTCGGCGTCGCTCAACTCGAGCGTCCGCGACACGCTGCAAGCGGCCACCGCGTCCGGGGACACTTACCATCCGCCGAACGTGGTCTGGACGACGATCAAAGGCGTGGTGATCATCAGTATCATCGTGACAGCATTGGTAGGGAACGCTTTGGTGATCGCCAGCGTGAGAAGGCACAGGAAGCTCAGGGTGCCGACGAATCGCTACGTGGTCAGCCTGGCAGCAGCCGATTTCCTCGTCGCGGTCTGCGCGATGTCTTTCAACGCGTCCGTCGAGCTTACCGGCCAATGGATGTTCGGCAGGGTGATGTGCGACGTGTGGTGTTCGCTGGACGTTTACTTCTCGACAGCTTCGATCCTCCATCTCTGTTGCATCAGCGTGGACAGGTACTACGCGATCGTCAGGCCTCTGGAGTACCCTGCGATCATGAGAAGGCTAACCGTCACCTGCATGCTAGGCAGTGCCTGGCTGCTACCCGCTCTGATCAGCTTCATCCCCATCTTCATGGGATGGTACACCACCGATGAGCATCTGGAGAAGTTGACCAAGCATCCCGAGGTAGACAGATGGTTTGCTTTTCTTCGATGGGGTCTTGAAAGAGCGGATTCTTCTCTTCTGATCGTGTACAGGTCTGCTGGAGGGTTTCCCTTTTGAGAAATGGTATTGTTTCTTCGGGGCAAGTGGCTCGAAGAGATTAATGACGGCGAAGCTTCTGAAAAGGGTCTTTCGAGGATCGGTTGAggattattcatttttatacgGCGGATCCTTGTGTGATTTACCGCTTTGTTAGTTCGAGGCTAAGCGATCTTACGCTTCTTCTCTTCTTAGTCTTCCCTTCTCTTCCATTTCTTTCCTCTTTCCGGCGAGCGAATTCGCGCTGCAGTATTTCGAAGATGGAAAGGCACAATTCACTCGGGAT
Above is a window of Lasioglossum baleicum unplaced genomic scaffold, iyLasBale1 scaffold0885, whole genome shotgun sequence DNA encoding:
- the LOC143220393 gene encoding octopamine receptor beta-3R-like; the protein is MEVSEPSEEEVDRSIGRLSTTSGIGRLSASLNSSVRDTLQAATASGDTYHPPNVVWTTIKGVVIISIIVTALVGNALVIASVRRHRKLRVPTNRYVVSLAAADFLVAVCAMSFNASVELTGQWMFGRVMCDVWCSLDVYFSTASILHLCCISVDRYYAIVRPLEYPAIMRRLTVTCMLGSAWLLPALISFIPIFMGWYTTDEHLEKLTKHPEVCMFEVNRAYAVISSSVSFWIPGLVMIVMYCKIYKEAVRQREALSRASSNTVLNSVHLHRASTSRHHSRASHQLLLHPSDASDFGRPVSYRTAAELNVEN